A stretch of DNA from Streptomyces rubradiris:
GGCGCGCCCGTGCTCACCGACCAGGGCACGGAGATCGGCACGGTCCTGGACGTCGTGATCGAGACCGGCGCCAGCGGACGTGTGGTCGGCTTCGAGATCGCCGCCGACGAGAACATGGACCGCCACCGGCGCAAGGCGTTCATCCCGCGCGGAGAGACCCTGGCCGTCTCGGGGCGAGCCCTGGTGGTCCCCGCGCACGCCCGTCACTTCGTCGCCGACGACCTGCCCAGCTTCAGCGCCCAGGTCGAGGCGTTCCGCGCGCACACCGCGCAGCAGTACCCGGACAGCCCCGCGACCGGAGCAGGAGGACCGGCATGATGATGTTCACGCAGGTCCAGGGCCTGCCGGTGATCACCGCCGACGAGGCGGAACCGCTCGGGCGAGTGGAGAGCCTGACCATCGACGCGCACACGAGCGGCATCGCCTGCCTGCGCCTCTCCGGAGCCCCGAGGCACGTCACGGCCATCGCCTGGCACGCGGTCGAGGCGGTGGGCCGGGACGCCGTCATCGTGCGCTCCCGTGCCGCCGTCGATCCCGGGCAGGGCAGCCTCCCCGCCCACCAAGAGGTCCTTGGCCGCCGGGTCCTGACGGAACACGGGGTCGCGCACGGCACGGTCAAGGACATCACCTTCGACAACACGACCGGACGCGTCCAGACGCTGTACACCGCCCTCGGCGACATCTCCGGCGACCGTCTGCTCGGCGTCGGCTCCTACGCGGTCGTCGTACGCGCCGAAACCTCCTGACGCCCGGGTCACGGCATGGCCTTTCCCGGCGGGTGAAGGGGCAGGCCGGCGGTCGCGAGGGGCCCTGGCTGTCAGGGTCCCGTAAGCGCTGAGGAGCAGGATGCGCGCCCCGCCCCTCCGGTTCTGCCCCGGAGGGGCGCGGTCCTGTGCCGGGACGGAGGGCGTTCGGGACCTGCTCGCCGGCGCCCTTGCCGACTTCCGCGAGGACAGCGGCCGTCGACGACCTGGCCCTAGCCGCCGTGCAGGGCCGTGCGCAGAGCGTCGACCGCCAGCTTGCGGGCGACGTTGGCGGCGCAGGTGTCGCGCAGGCTGTCCAGGAGGAGGAAGTCGTGGACCATCCCCGCGACGCGGACGGAGGTCACGTCCACGCCCGCCTCGCGCAGCTTGTTGGCGTACTGCTCGCCCTCGTCGCGCAGGACGTCGGCCTCGTCGGTGATGACCAGGGTGGTGGGCAGGCCCTTGAGCTGCTCCAGGGAGGCCTGGAGCGGGGAGGCGTACACCTCCGTACGCCGGCTCGGCTCGCAGTACTGGTCCCAGAACCACTTCATGCCGTCGCGGGTGAGGTAGTAGCCCTCGGCGAACTGGAGGTAGGACGGGGTGTCGAAGCCGGCGTTCGTCACCGGGTAGAGCAGGACCTGCGCCTTGAGGTCGATCCCGCCGCGCTCCTTGTTCATCAGCGCGAACACCGTCGACATGCAGCCGCCCACCGACTCGCCGGTGACGGCGATACGTGAGGTGTCCAGGCCGTGCTCCGCGCCGTGTTCCAGGACCCATTGCCCCACGGCGTAGTTCTGTTCGACCTGGGTGGGGTACTTCGCCTCGGGCGCGCGGTCGTAGACGGGGAAGACGCCCGCCGCCCCGGCGCCGACCGCGAGCTCGCGGAAGAGCCGGTCGTGCGTCTTGTCGTCGCCGAAGACCCAGCCGGCGCCGTGGATGTAGAACACCACCGGCAGCGGTCCCGACGACCCCCTGGGCCGGATGACGCGGGTGCGGACCGTGCCCCACTCGCCGGCCTCCACGTCGACCCACTCCTCGTCGACCTCCGGGCGCGGCACGCCGAGGTCGCTCTGCAGGCCGAGCAGGATGTCACGGCCCTTCTCCGGGGGAACCTCGTAGATCCGCGGATGCGGGTCCGTCGCCTCGCACAACTCCTTCGCGGCCGGTTCGAGGCAGGGAATGATCGGCGGAGGAAGATCGGTCATGTCCGCTCCATGTCACGAGCACGCGGGTGCCCTGTTCACGCGAGCCTCACCGGTCGCGGCTGTCGCGCGTGCCTGCCCGAGGGCGGTCGCGCCTGGCTCCATCGTTCGCGGCGGATCTCCCTGCCGCAACCCGGCCACGAAGCCCGCGAAGGCTCCGCCGCACGGGCGCGGCCCGGCGAGCGTCTCCCGGCGGGCGACGCCACCGCTTCCGCGTACAGACCGGACTACGCCCAGGAATCCGACCTGGACGGACCGTACGCCGTCACCGTCGCGTCCGAGCGCGTGGCCAGAGGCAGCTCGCCGGCGCCGATGAACGGACCGGCCGCCGTGCGATCCGCAGGCCCGGCCACCATGCGCGCGACGTGTGGGGACTACCGTGCAGGTCTCGGCGTCGGCCGGGGATCTCCCGCTTCCCGGGCCGCGGCGCTCAGCGGAGCGACCACCTGCCAGCCCACGGCCTCGTACAGTGACCGGCCTTCCTCGGTCGCGCCCAGTACGGCCGCCCGCGCGCCCTGACGGATCGCGGCCTCGGCGAGCGTTCCCATCACCACGCGTCCGAGCCCCCGGCGCTGATGAGCCGGGTGGGTCTCCACCTGGTCGACCACGGCGGTCGGGCCGGTGACCGCGATCTGCCCGCGTGCGGCGAAGGCTCCGTCGGCGGCGCGCACCACCGCTCGGGTGACGCCGGCCCGGTCCCAGTGGTGCAACCGGTAGCCGTCGGGCAGGCGGGGCGGGGCCTCGACGGCGCTCAGCCGGGCGGCCATGAGGACCGCGTGGCCGTCCAGGAGGACCCAGCCAGGCGGTAGCCACGCCTCCAGGGTTCGCGCCGGCACGAACACCTTCAGAGGTATGCCGCGGGCTGTGGTGTTCTCGGCC
This window harbors:
- a CDS encoding PRC-barrel domain-containing protein → MMMFTQVQGLPVITADEAEPLGRVESLTIDAHTSGIACLRLSGAPRHVTAIAWHAVEAVGRDAVIVRSRAAVDPGQGSLPAHQEVLGRRVLTEHGVAHGTVKDITFDNTTGRVQTLYTALGDISGDRLLGVGSYAVVVRAETS
- a CDS encoding PRC-barrel domain-containing protein; amino-acid sequence: MIPLVLASELTKRVVVTLGGEAVAQIRDTVFDARAGRVTGFTLSGRGLLAGPLKESLPFSGVHAIGPSAVMIPGETVLERREMAVGADGAGHGEIIGAPVLTDQGTEIGTVLDVVIETGASGRVVGFEIAADENMDRHRRKAFIPRGETLAVSGRALVVPAHARHFVADDLPSFSAQVEAFRAHTAQQYPDSPATGAGGPA
- a CDS encoding alpha/beta hydrolase, producing the protein MTDLPPPIIPCLEPAAKELCEATDPHPRIYEVPPEKGRDILLGLQSDLGVPRPEVDEEWVDVEAGEWGTVRTRVIRPRGSSGPLPVVFYIHGAGWVFGDDKTHDRLFRELAVGAGAAGVFPVYDRAPEAKYPTQVEQNYAVGQWVLEHGAEHGLDTSRIAVTGESVGGCMSTVFALMNKERGGIDLKAQVLLYPVTNAGFDTPSYLQFAEGYYLTRDGMKWFWDQYCEPSRRTEVYASPLQASLEQLKGLPTTLVITDEADVLRDEGEQYANKLREAGVDVTSVRVAGMVHDFLLLDSLRDTCAANVARKLAVDALRTALHGG
- a CDS encoding GNAT family N-acetyltransferase, translating into MGRLAPRSWGFTVEVGLPKEMARHVVTAADEPTVRKLAENTTARGIPLKVFVPARTLEAWLPPGWVLLDGHAVLMAARLSAVEAPPRLPDGYRLHHWDRAGVTRAVVRAADGAFAARGQIAVTGPTAVVDQVETHPAHQRRGLGRVVMGTLAEAAIRQGARAAVLGATEEGRSLYEAVGWQVVAPLSAAAREAGDPRPTPRPAR